One Methanobacteriaceae archaeon genomic region harbors:
- a CDS encoding TIGR04083 family peptide-modifying radical SAM enzyme, with amino-acid sequence MAFHVMLIPSMDCPSNCSYCWGVDKESDLMDIEIIEETVKWLKDFRTEPVTFTFHGGEPLLAGYEFYKKALELLSQKLSNLNPAFAIQTNLWLMTHEIAELFAEYNIPIGSSLDGPLEINDSQRGSGYFEKTMQGYKIAKEKGLNVSFISTFTSSSIAQKEAIFNFFLENNLDLKLHPALPSLRSEDPEEWGISPEEYGELLIYLLDQYLEHMGQIEIKNIDHLCKGVFVRRGVVCTYADCVGDTFAIGPDGNIYPCYRFVGMEEYVMGNVRDHPTMEDLSKSEALKSLRDWEQLVDEECADCSYIKFCRGGCPYNALTMDKESQKMEIKSVDHQCEAYKMIFKEITDRANKEFLSSPNLMMPGMQSSSENKNKNKRKSSIMDIMMKRS; translated from the coding sequence ATGGCCTTTCACGTAATGTTAATTCCTTCTATGGATTGTCCTTCTAATTGCAGCTACTGCTGGGGAGTGGACAAAGAATCCGATCTTATGGATATTGAAATAATTGAAGAAACCGTAAAATGGTTAAAAGACTTCCGGACCGAGCCGGTGACCTTTACTTTTCACGGCGGAGAACCTTTATTAGCAGGATATGAATTCTATAAAAAAGCACTTGAATTATTAAGTCAGAAATTAAGTAATTTAAATCCAGCTTTTGCAATTCAAACTAATTTATGGTTAATGACACACGAAATTGCCGAACTTTTTGCAGAATATAATATTCCCATTGGATCCAGCTTAGATGGGCCCCTTGAAATTAATGATTCCCAGAGAGGCTCAGGCTATTTTGAAAAAACAATGCAAGGTTATAAAATAGCTAAAGAAAAAGGATTAAATGTTAGTTTTATAAGTACTTTCACATCCAGTTCTATTGCTCAAAAAGAAGCGATATTCAATTTCTTTTTAGAGAATAATCTTGACCTTAAATTACACCCCGCCCTACCATCCCTTAGAAGTGAAGACCCTGAAGAGTGGGGCATATCACCAGAAGAGTATGGTGAATTACTAATTTATCTTTTAGATCAATATTTAGAACACATGGGCCAAATAGAGATTAAAAATATTGACCATCTCTGTAAAGGAGTTTTTGTTCGCCGAGGGGTCGTTTGTACCTATGCCGACTGTGTAGGTGATACTTTTGCCATAGGGCCTGATGGAAATATATACCCTTGCTATCGTTTTGTAGGAATGGAAGAATATGTAATGGGAAATGTACGTGATCATCCCACCATGGAAGACTTATCTAAATCAGAAGCTCTAAAAAGCTTAAGAGACTGGGAGCAATTAGTAGATGAAGAATGTGCAGATTGTTCCTATATAAAGTTCTGTAGAGGTGGTTGCCCATACAATGCTTTAACTATGGATAAAGAATCTCAAAAAATGGAGATAAAAAGTGTAGATCACCAGTGCGAAGCTTATAAAATGATTTTTAAAGAGATAACTGATAGGGCCAATAAAGAATTTTTATCTTCACCTAACCTTATGATGCCTGGAATGCAATCATCTAGTGAAAATAAAAATAAAAATAAAAGAAAATCTAGTATAATGGATATAATGATGAAAAGATCCTAA
- a CDS encoding DUF6448 family protein, with the protein MVSNCDSMGGPVVKAAEMALEMENVNHILPYVNEDDENEIKSAFEKASFVRELNSDAADLADYWFFETVVRLHLKGKNEPFHGIKSSKDDLSPIMRKAKMAMNEEDLTDLFEFLSAKLETEMRKRFMEVLNSKDYDFNEVDEAREYVNSVIEFVSYVDDVQRFLHFND; encoded by the coding sequence ATGGTTTCAAACTGCGATTCTATGGGTGGGCCTGTAGTAAAAGCTGCAGAAATGGCACTTGAAATGGAAAATGTAAATCATATACTTCCTTATGTTAATGAAGATGATGAGAATGAGATAAAGTCTGCATTTGAAAAAGCATCCTTTGTAAGGGAGCTTAATTCGGATGCTGCGGATCTGGCAGATTACTGGTTTTTTGAAACAGTTGTTCGTTTGCATTTAAAAGGAAAAAATGAACCATTCCATGGTATAAAATCCTCCAAAGATGATTTAAGTCCTATCATGAGAAAAGCAAAGATGGCCATGAATGAAGAAGACCTCACGGATTTATTTGAGTTTTTATCAGCTAAGCTGGAAACTGAGATGAGAAAAAGGTTCATGGAAGTTTTAAATAGTAAAGATTATGATTTTAATGAAGTGGATGAGGCCCGAGAGTATGTAAATTCTGTAATTGAATTTGTATCTTATGTGGATGATGTTCAAAGGTTTTTACATTTTAATGATTGA
- a CDS encoding TIGR04165 family Cys-rich peptide has translation MKMEELLKKCPECGCQDKTIQRKILDEHRAHAKTKAIICENCGYEFESGEKDEE, from the coding sequence ATGAAAATGGAAGAACTTCTTAAAAAATGTCCAGAATGTGGTTGTCAGGATAAAACTATTCAGCGAAAGATTCTCGACGAACACCGGGCACATGCCAAAACTAAGGCCATTATTTGTGAAAATTGTGGTTATGAATTTGAATCTGGTGAAAAAGACGAAGAATAG
- a CDS encoding MIP/aquaporin family protein, with amino-acid sequence MVSIAKRSLAEFIGTFFLVFFGAGAAVITLMISKGQTPPNSFNIGIGTLGGFADWLAIGLAFGLAIMASIYAFGRISGCHINPAVTLGLWSIKKFPSRDVGPYIAAQLAGASVASILFASIVGMSAVTVGGLGATAPFPGIGYVPAIIAEAIGTFLLMITIMGVAVDRKAPSGFAGIIIGLTVAGIITTLGNITGASINPARTFGPYLGDLIFGGANLWYYFPIYVIGPVIGAILAAFTYQYLYSDLEN; translated from the coding sequence ATGGTTTCCATAGCAAAAAGATCACTGGCGGAGTTTATTGGAACATTCTTTTTAGTTTTTTTTGGAGCAGGAGCTGCAGTAATTACTTTAATGATTAGTAAGGGTCAAACACCCCCTAACAGCTTTAATATAGGTATTGGTACTTTAGGTGGTTTTGCAGATTGGTTAGCCATAGGTTTAGCATTTGGTTTAGCAATAATGGCCAGTATTTACGCTTTTGGAAGAATATCTGGTTGTCATATAAACCCCGCAGTCACCTTGGGATTATGGTCTATAAAGAAATTCCCTTCCCGTGATGTAGGACCTTATATAGCTGCCCAGTTAGCAGGGGCCAGCGTGGCCAGTATATTATTCGCATCCATAGTAGGAATGAGTGCTGTTACCGTAGGTGGTTTAGGAGCTACAGCCCCGTTTCCTGGAATCGGGTATGTTCCAGCCATAATTGCTGAGGCTATAGGTACATTTCTGTTGATGATCACCATTATGGGTGTAGCGGTGGATAGAAAAGCCCCGTCAGGATTTGCAGGCATAATAATCGGATTAACCGTAGCGGGAATTATTACTACTCTGGGAAATATAACTGGAGCATCAATAAATCCCGCCCGAACATTTGGGCCTTATTTAGGCGATTTGATATTTGGTGGGGCTAATTTATGGTATTATTTCCCTATTTATGTGATAGGGCCCGTAATTGGTGCCATATTAGCAGCTTTTACTTATCAATACCTGTACAGTGACTTGGAAAACTAA
- a CDS encoding potassium channel family protein — MEDGINNNVHNLYDALWYSLTTTLVGGGDINPITRNGRIITAILMIVGITFVGFLIASLASWAVKNPAEEKKQPERLETMEKSLKKLENNMEELKELIEKKI; from the coding sequence ATAGAAGATGGGATAAATAATAATGTTCATAACCTGTATGATGCATTATGGTACAGTTTAACCACCACATTGGTCGGTGGGGGAGATATAAATCCCATAACTCGTAATGGGAGAATAATAACTGCTATTTTAATGATTGTTGGAATAACTTTTGTAGGTTTTTTAATTGCATCACTGGCCTCATGGGCTGTGAAAAATCCAGCTGAAGAAAAAAAACAGCCTGAAAGACTAGAGACTATGGAAAAATCATTAAAAAAGCTTGAAAATAATATGGAAGAATTAAAAGAATTAATAGAAAAAAAGATTTAA
- a CDS encoding TspO/MBR family protein, which yields MESFNIKEIPKLIFSILIVFVTGTIGSLATLPEITTWYSALAKPEWTPPNWAFGPIWSTLYVLMGIALFLVWREGLERKAVRYAIIIFAVQLALNLAWSLVFFGLHSIVGGIVIIFFLWIAIWLNIFAFYIISKPAGLILVPYLIWVSIASYLNYSVYLLN from the coding sequence ATGGAAAGTTTCAATATTAAAGAAATACCCAAACTAATCTTTTCTATTTTGATTGTATTTGTAACTGGAACTATTGGCAGTCTGGCAACCTTACCTGAAATTACAACATGGTATTCTGCCCTGGCCAAACCTGAATGGACCCCACCGAACTGGGCATTTGGGCCAATCTGGTCAACTTTATATGTTCTGATGGGAATTGCTCTATTTTTAGTCTGGAGAGAAGGATTGGAAAGAAAGGCAGTTAGATATGCCATAATTATTTTCGCAGTTCAGTTGGCCCTTAATTTAGCATGGTCCTTAGTTTTCTTTGGATTACACTCCATAGTAGGTGGAATTGTAATTATATTCTTCCTATGGATTGCTATATGGCTTAATATATTTGCATTTTATATTATATCCAAACCAGCCGGCCTTATTTTAGTGCCTTATTTGATATGGGTTAGTATAGCATCTTATTTGAATTATTCAGTTTATTTACTGAATTAA
- a CDS encoding heme-binding protein — MTESPSYNVKKKDGNFEIREYDDYILAQVDLEADYRNALGMGFSILANYIFGGNKKKSKIPMTTPVAGVNVSGSEKIPMTVPVTEEVVSGSEKIPMTVPVTEEKAGKEIYRISFTMPSKYTLETLPDPEDSRIKFKEEKNQRMAVMRFSGRAKEDLSIKKIGELKIWLDKNGIEPRSNFIVAQYNHPAIPGFLRKNEIIVKI; from the coding sequence ATGACTGAAAGTCCTTCTTATAACGTAAAGAAAAAAGATGGAAACTTCGAAATAAGGGAATATGATGATTACATCTTAGCTCAAGTAGATTTAGAAGCGGATTATAGAAATGCATTGGGTATGGGATTCTCTATCCTGGCTAACTACATCTTTGGGGGAAATAAAAAGAAATCTAAAATTCCAATGACCACTCCGGTAGCGGGTGTAAATGTTTCTGGTTCTGAGAAGATTCCTATGACTGTTCCGGTTACTGAAGAGGTTGTTTCTGGTTCTGAGAAGATTCCTATGACTGTTCCGGTTACTGAAGAAAAGGCGGGAAAAGAGATTTACCGCATTTCTTTCACCATGCCCTCAAAATACACATTAGAAACACTTCCGGATCCAGAAGATAGTCGAATTAAGTTTAAAGAAGAAAAAAACCAACGTATGGCAGTTATGAGATTTTCAGGAAGGGCCAAGGAAGATTTATCCATTAAAAAAATAGGTGAATTAAAAATTTGGCTGGATAAAAATGGTATTGAACCAAGATCAAACTTCATTGTGGCCCAATATAATCATCCAGCAATTCCAGGGTTTTTAAGAAAAAATGAGATAATTGTCAAAATATAA
- a CDS encoding DUF2180 family protein translates to MKCYICAEEGKDSDAVAICIVCGMGLCMKHSIREETEVWSGGYPFPAEKMDKTLPRILCRYCYGALKEGS, encoded by the coding sequence ATGAAATGTTATATCTGTGCAGAAGAAGGAAAAGATAGTGATGCTGTGGCCATTTGCATTGTTTGTGGAATGGGTTTGTGCATGAAACATTCTATAAGAGAAGAAACTGAAGTATGGTCCGGGGGTTATCCATTTCCCGCTGAAAAAATGGATAAAACCTTGCCAAGAATTTTATGCCGTTATTGTTACGGGGCACTTAAAGAGGGATCTTAA
- the heR gene encoding heliorhodopsin HeR, translating into MDNETRRELIAKSPIPFESLRKWNIGAGFLHLIQGIILIGLGLWLEWTRDIYTFYIKFTVVSLRPPTFEVLPDPQVVFTVGYLGVILASFLLISAVAHFVIAFVRNKQYNENLKKGTNPYRWYEYALSSSIMIVLIAQFLGIWDLWTLVMIFVLNAIMILCGYLMEKLNQYPKKTDWTPYLVGCLAGFTPWIVMAAYFIAALGSSDTAPPTFVYLILLIYFIMFNTFSINMILQYKGIGKWKDYLYGEKVYILLSLIAKTALAWLVFVGIFAPF; encoded by the coding sequence ATGGATAATGAAACTAGAAGGGAATTAATTGCCAAATCGCCAATACCCTTTGAAAGCCTGCGAAAGTGGAACATTGGCGCAGGATTCTTGCATTTAATTCAAGGGATAATTTTAATTGGCCTGGGATTATGGCTGGAATGGACACGAGACATATACACTTTTTACATAAAATTCACAGTTGTTTCTTTAAGACCACCGACATTCGAGGTACTGCCTGATCCTCAAGTAGTATTCACCGTGGGATACTTGGGAGTAATTCTGGCATCGTTTCTATTGATTTCCGCTGTAGCTCATTTCGTGATAGCTTTTGTTAGAAATAAACAATACAATGAGAACTTGAAAAAAGGTACAAACCCTTATCGTTGGTATGAATACGCACTTTCAAGCTCCATAATGATTGTTTTAATTGCTCAATTCCTGGGAATCTGGGATTTATGGACATTAGTAATGATATTTGTTCTTAATGCAATCATGATACTTTGCGGATATCTAATGGAAAAATTAAATCAATATCCTAAAAAAACAGACTGGACACCATACCTAGTTGGCTGTTTAGCAGGATTTACACCGTGGATAGTAATGGCTGCATACTTTATAGCTGCTTTAGGATCTTCAGATACAGCACCGCCAACTTTCGTCTATCTAATACTTTTAATTTACTTCATCATGTTCAATACGTTCTCTATAAACATGATTTTGCAATACAAAGGTATTGGAAAGTGGAAAGACTATTTATATGGTGAAAAAGTCTATATTTTATTAAGTTTAATTGCGAAAACAGCACTGGCCTGGTTAGTATTTGTGGGTATTTTTGCCCCATTCTAA
- a CDS encoding pyridoxamine 5'-phosphate oxidase family protein: MKEFDEPMCVDHSQDNFCQESDLDVPEEISQLVFNQPFAVLATQGDGQPYASIISFACSSDLKNIVFSTSLNTRKFSLLSESDKVALFVDNRSSVPPGVNKVSGVTITGKSKILNNSPEFNKWADLLIKKHPYLDLFVKSPSNALILVDVYRYFLVRRFQEVFEWNPLQK; encoded by the coding sequence ATGAAAGAATTTGACGAGCCTATGTGTGTAGATCATTCCCAGGATAATTTTTGTCAGGAATCTGATCTGGATGTCCCGGAGGAAATTTCTCAATTAGTATTTAATCAGCCATTTGCTGTTTTAGCTACTCAAGGTGATGGACAACCCTATGCTTCAATAATAAGTTTTGCTTGTAGTTCTGATTTGAAAAATATTGTTTTTTCTACTTCTTTAAACACCAGAAAATTCAGTCTTTTATCAGAATCAGATAAAGTCGCTCTTTTTGTGGACAATCGTTCCAGTGTCCCCCCTGGTGTAAATAAAGTTAGCGGTGTTACCATCACTGGAAAATCGAAAATACTGAATAATTCTCCAGAATTTAATAAATGGGCAGATTTACTAATTAAAAAACACCCTTATCTGGATTTATTTGTAAAATCTCCGTCCAATGCCCTTATTCTGGTGGATGTTTATCGATACTTTTTGGTAAGGAGATTTCAGGAGGTTTTTGAATGGAACCCTCTTCAAAAATAA
- a CDS encoding zinc dependent phospholipase C family protein codes for MKKYITLIFLALIPILFVSPAMAWSVTNHHDIAEQTYYSLPENVSKNLNLDLMIDGSDDPDTKFLDFKYHVYPYNLEKAKYWSNQGKISYKNGNYDYSSYCYGVATHYMSDGLAGPHFESGTSKPLHTLYEIRAMFLKPKISYYSGNLNSIFQKNHIKTKESWENWISVGDDSNIQTDLNRAGSASYSAVYNSIES; via the coding sequence ATGAAAAAATATATAACTTTAATATTCCTAGCATTGATACCTATTCTTTTTGTATCTCCTGCTATGGCCTGGTCAGTAACCAATCATCATGATATTGCAGAGCAGACATATTACTCACTGCCTGAGAATGTATCCAAAAATCTTAATTTAGATTTAATGATAGATGGTTCAGATGATCCAGATACTAAATTCTTAGATTTTAAATACCATGTTTATCCTTATAATCTTGAAAAGGCTAAATACTGGTCAAATCAGGGAAAAATTAGTTATAAAAATGGTAATTATGATTATTCTAGCTATTGCTATGGTGTGGCCACTCATTATATGTCTGATGGTCTTGCTGGCCCTCATTTTGAAAGTGGAACGTCTAAGCCTTTGCATACATTATATGAAATTAGGGCGATGTTTTTAAAACCAAAAATATCTTATTATTCAGGAAATTTAAATTCTATTTTCCAAAAAAATCATATAAAAACCAAAGAAAGCTGGGAAAATTGGATAAGTGTAGGTGATGATTCAAATATTCAGACTGACCTTAATAGGGCAGGCAGTGCATCTTATAGTGCAGTTTATAACTCCATAGAAAGTTAA
- a CDS encoding TRAM domain-containing protein — protein sequence MFGNNYGNDNKGNSSPINEGDEYDVKIEDMGRDGDGITRIEGFVIFVSGAKVGDEVKIRINATRRNFAFAEIVE from the coding sequence TTGTTTGGAAATAATTACGGTAATGACAATAAAGGTAATTCTTCTCCTATTAATGAAGGAGACGAATATGATGTTAAAATTGAAGATATGGGAAGAGACGGAGACGGAATAACCCGTATTGAAGGTTTTGTGATTTTTGTTTCAGGCGCTAAAGTTGGCGATGAAGTAAAAATTAGAATTAACGCTACTAGAAGGAACTTTGCCTTCGCTGAAATAGTAGAATAA
- a CDS encoding type I restriction endonuclease, giving the protein MDLIDNLKQISESIDKQKDNVLTEEATKNALIMPFINALGYNVFDPSEVVPEFNAHFGTKKDAKVDYAIIIDDKPVILFECKPCNANLDINHESQLFQYFSATESKFGILTNGIDYLFFTDIEEPNKMDSKPFFEFNMQDIRPDIVKELKKFTKTAFDLDEILYSASELKYTREIKKILAKELESPSEDFVKFFAKQVYTGILTPNVKEKFEGITKIALNQFIKDKVNSRLKTALDVSDDKETIKETEEPITSSKNKILTTEEEWEGFYIVRAILSEIIDVDRVAIRDKISYCGILLDDNNRKPICRLHFNSSQKYLGLFDKNKKEEKIPIDSVKDIYTHSTKLKDGLNKMILE; this is encoded by the coding sequence TTGGATTTGATAGACAACTTAAAACAAATATCTGAATCTATAGATAAACAAAAAGACAATGTATTAACTGAGGAAGCAACTAAAAACGCTTTAATTATGCCTTTTATAAACGCATTGGGTTATAATGTTTTTGATCCATCAGAAGTAGTACCTGAATTTAATGCTCACTTCGGTACTAAAAAGGATGCTAAAGTTGATTATGCGATAATAATTGATGATAAACCTGTTATTCTTTTTGAATGCAAACCTTGCAATGCAAATCTTGATATTAATCATGAATCACAACTTTTTCAATATTTCTCTGCAACGGAGTCCAAATTTGGAATATTAACCAATGGAATTGACTATTTATTCTTTACTGATATCGAAGAACCCAATAAAATGGATTCTAAACCATTCTTTGAATTTAACATGCAGGATATTAGGCCAGATATTGTAAAAGAATTAAAAAAGTTTACTAAAACAGCTTTTGATTTAGATGAAATCTTATACTCTGCTAGTGAGCTAAAATACACAAGAGAAATTAAAAAAATACTTGCTAAAGAACTAGAATCACCATCCGAAGACTTTGTAAAATTTTTTGCTAAACAAGTTTATACTGGAATACTAACTCCTAATGTAAAAGAGAAGTTTGAAGGAATAACAAAAATAGCACTTAATCAATTCATTAAAGATAAAGTGAATTCTAGGCTAAAAACAGCTTTAGATGTATCTGATGACAAAGAAACTATTAAAGAAACAGAAGAACCAATCACTAGTTCAAAAAATAAAATTCTTACCACAGAAGAGGAGTGGGAAGGTTTCTATATTGTTAGAGCAATTTTAAGTGAAATAATAGATGTGGATCGTGTAGCTATTAGGGATAAAATAAGTTATTGCGGAATTTTATTAGATGACAATAATAGAAAACCGATCTGCAGATTACATTTCAATTCTTCCCAAAAATATCTAGGATTATTTGATAAAAATAAAAAAGAAGAAAAGATTCCTATTGATTCAGTTAAGGACATTTACACTCATTCTACTAAATTAAAGGATGGCCTAAATAAAATGATCCTAGAATAA
- a CDS encoding DUF2193 domain-containing protein — protein sequence MSEVYEKMVKEAVSAQRADVDTVKSKRGSKFHIKDTKAYFDVVQKMKAVGNQSKSVIDLHVDSVTSHYNILTSLTDTIRPEDDPFVEHYQTPVILEILRDEDPEFEKSMNKFIDAISKAEALVGREVVRRYGGFYGPTCVVDFALIPGSTSNVVNQILKTTDMPEAHKQAILSAKSWGMNTSYGIGEVFGSEVEKGSTVSQAVEKEIEMVKYIYQEPVDAQAKLMDSLGHTSFDVRTYMSQYRQKMEKTIKNAVDDDVHYANILTVPAYCVGDISHHIAQSTFNMCKDDMTMAIIEATTDVMDQTLNNALPNFKSEYEILSLATGSSACAVEYILELDGFNAPMVVDLLTKRFHNFVQLKPDRGAAAELHNCDFMDMIYRGWGHLDKARRVKNGSQGPLKPKIAGFEVDLSPVDKNEVVMNPQRYTYPACAITVRYSSLMRLADYPCLLTSEPVTATLMTNIIALHKENAASPARTCKNCAAASLVDFRHSHCQWKESV from the coding sequence ATGTCAGAGGTATATGAAAAAATGGTTAAAGAAGCAGTATCTGCACAAAGAGCAGATGTTGACACTGTAAAATCAAAGAGGGGGTCAAAATTCCATATAAAAGACACCAAGGCCTACTTTGATGTAGTACAAAAAATGAAAGCAGTTGGTAATCAAAGTAAATCCGTAATAGATTTACATGTGGACTCTGTTACATCCCATTACAACATTTTAACCAGCTTAACAGATACCATACGGCCTGAAGATGATCCTTTTGTAGAACATTATCAGACCCCGGTAATTCTAGAAATATTAAGAGATGAAGACCCTGAATTTGAAAAAAGCATGAATAAATTTATTGATGCAATTTCCAAAGCAGAAGCTTTAGTTGGACGAGAAGTAGTACGTAGATACGGCGGATTCTATGGACCAACATGTGTAGTCGATTTTGCCTTGATTCCAGGAAGTACTAGTAATGTGGTAAATCAAATATTAAAAACTACAGATATGCCAGAAGCCCATAAACAGGCCATATTATCTGCAAAATCCTGGGGAATGAATACCTCTTATGGAATAGGAGAAGTATTTGGTAGTGAAGTTGAAAAAGGCTCTACTGTAAGCCAGGCCGTGGAAAAAGAAATAGAAATGGTCAAATACATCTATCAAGAACCCGTTGATGCCCAGGCCAAATTAATGGACTCATTAGGCCACACTTCATTTGATGTTAGGACCTATATGTCCCAGTACCGGCAAAAAATGGAAAAAACTATAAAAAATGCCGTGGATGATGATGTGCATTATGCAAATATACTAACTGTGCCGGCCTACTGTGTAGGAGATATTTCACACCATATTGCCCAGTCCACATTTAATATGTGTAAAGACGATATGACCATGGCCATAATTGAAGCTACCACTGATGTTATGGATCAAACATTAAACAACGCATTGCCTAATTTTAAAAGTGAATATGAAATATTATCACTGGCCACTGGTTCATCAGCATGTGCAGTAGAGTACATTCTAGAATTAGACGGTTTTAATGCACCTATGGTGGTTGATCTGTTAACCAAAAGATTCCATAACTTTGTACAGCTCAAACCAGACCGTGGAGCAGCAGCCGAGCTTCATAACTGTGATTTCATGGATATGATATATCGAGGTTGGGGCCATCTGGATAAAGCTAGAAGAGTTAAAAACGGTTCTCAAGGGCCATTGAAACCTAAAATTGCTGGATTTGAAGTTGATTTAAGTCCGGTAGATAAGAATGAAGTTGTTATGAATCCACAGAGATACACATATCCTGCTTGCGCTATAACAGTCCGATACTCATCATTAATGAGATTAGCTGATTATCCATGTTTATTAACCAGTGAACCGGTCACGGCCACATTAATGACCAATATTATAGCTCTTCACAAGGAAAATGCTGCATCCCCAGCTAGAACTTGTAAAAACTGTGCAGCCGCATCATTAGTGGACTTTAGACACTCCCACTGCCAATGGAAAGAATCGGTGTAA